A single region of the Kwoniella botswanensis chromosome 1, complete sequence genome encodes:
- a CDS encoding dihydroxy-acid dehydratase — protein sequence MSQPCEGCTCGRAQEALAATSGSGPRQLRSFTSPAEADPNATEGIEPAVPLRSKKWFNDPTDLGLTVPELSPKNRPIIGIAQTGSDLSPCNKYHVELAKRVRDGIIAAGGTPLEFPCHPIQETGKRPTASLDRNLSYLSLVEVLFGYPLDGVVLLTGCDKTTPALLMAAATVNIPAIAMNVGPMLNGYSGQKLIGSGGVVWESRAQLAAGEITEAEFLHHVALSAPSAGHCNTIGTASTMNAMAEALGMALPGSASIPAVYRERGACAYATGLRIVQLVREDVKPSDIMTKEAFENAIACCAAIGGSTNAPIHLNAIAKHVGVQLDCDDWERVGYKLPLILNVQPAGQWLCEEYHRAGGLPAIVAELLEHDALPHPSALTVSGKSIGDNCRGDLSQDRRVIVPFDKPLMAEAGFLHLKGSLFNSGIMKTSVISKAFREQYLSNPNDPMAFEGPVAVFDGPEDYHHRIEKSPNIGPGTILIMRGAGPVGYPGAAEVVNMIPPGELIKKGIELPCIGDGRQSGTSGSPSILNASPEAATGGMLGYLKDGDRVRIDLLKRTADVLLSEAEIEERKKEVGSYQFPKSQTPWQEIYRGSVSELSEGMVIKSAVKYQRLAQTQGIPRQNH from the exons ATGTCACAACCTTGCGAAGGCTGCACCTGCGGCAGGGCTCAAGAAGCTTTAGCCGCTACCTCTGGTTCTGGTCCTCGACAACTTCGTTCTTTCACTTCCCCTGCAGAGGCCGACCCTAATGCTACCGAGGGTATAGAGCCAGCTGTGCCTCTGAGGTCGAAGAAATGGTTCAATGATCCTACGGATCTTG GTTTAACGGTACCCGAGCTGTCACCAAAGAACAGACCTATCATCGGTATAGCACAGACAGGATCGGACTTATCACCTTGTAACAAATATCACGTAGAACTTGCCAAAAGAGTCAGAGATGGTATTATCGCTGCGGGTGGTACACCCTTAGAATTCCCTTGTCATCCTATTCAAGAAACTGGTAAAAGACCTACAGCAAGTCTCGATCGAAATTTGTCGTACCTATCGTTAGTAGAAGTACTGTTCGGATACCCTTTGGATGGTGTGGTGCTCTTGACAGGATGTGATAAAAC TACCCCAGCTTTACTCATGGCTGCCGCTACCGTTAACATTCCCGCCATTGCTATG AATGTCGGCCCAATGTTGAATGGATACAGTGGTCAGAAGTTGATAGGATCCGGAGGAGTTGTATGGGAGAGCAGAGCCCAATTAGCTGCTGGGGAGATCACCGAAGCAGAATTCCTGCATCACGTAGCATTGTCGGCTCCTAG tgCGGGACACTGCAACACGATTGGTACTGCGTCTACCATGAACGCAATGGCCGAAGCTTTGGGTATGGCTTTACCAGGAAGTGCATCCATTCCAGCGGTAtacagagaaagaggtgcCTGTGCCTATGCGACTGGTCTCCGAATCGTTCAGCTGGTCCGagaagatgtcaaacctTCGGATATCATGACAAAAGAGGCTTTCGAAAATGCGATCGCCTGTTGTGCTGCTATTGGAGGTTCAACCAATGCCCCTATCCACTTGAATGCCATAGCTAAACACGTGGGGGTACAGTTGGATTGTGATGACTGGGAAAGAGTAGGGTACAAATTACCTTTGATTTTGAATGTACAACCTGCCGGACAATGGCTGTGCGAGGAATATCATAGAGCTGGTGGTTTACCAG CCATCGTGGCCGAACTGCTCGAGCATGACGCACTGCCCCATCCCTCCGCTCTTACAGTGTCTGGTAAATCCATCGGCGACAATTGCCGAGGTGATTTATCCCAAGATCGACGAGTGATCGTACCGTTCGACAAGCCCCTGATGGCAGAAGCTGGATTTTTACATCTCAAAGGAAGCTTGTTCAACAGTGGTATCATGAAGACTTCCGTTATCTCCAAGGCATTCCGAGAGCAGTACTTATCTAACCCCAATGATCCGATGGCTTTCGAAGGTCCGGTAGCTGTATTTGACGGACCAGAAGATTACCATCACCGGATTGAAAAATCACCCAATATCGGTCCAGGTACAATCCTTATCATGAGAGGAGCAGGTCCGGTAGGGTACCCTGGAGCGGCCGAAGTGGTCAATATGATTCCACCaggtgaattgatcaagaaagGAATAGAATTACCTTGTATCGGTGACGGTCGACAGAGCGGTACGAGTGGAAGTCCATCTATCCTGAATGCTAGTCCCGAAGCAGCTACTGGTGGTATGTTAGGCTACCTGAAAGATGGCGATAGAGTCAGAATTGATCTACTCAAGCGGACTGCGGATGTTCTGCTGAGCGAGGCTGAGatcgaagagagaaagaaagaagtggGCTCATACCAGTTCCCCAAGAGTCAAACACCTTGGCAAGAGATCTATAGAGGATCAGTATCGGAGTTGAGTGAAGGTATGGTAATCAAGAGCGCAGTCAAGTATCAACGTCTGGCTCAAACCCAAGGTATCCCAAGACAGAATCATtag